Proteins from one uncultured Desulfuromonas sp. genomic window:
- a CDS encoding ISNCY family transposase, which produces MRQKRNPQLSLFMTVNNTQIGKELEQMSRILDDTPGLLQVVFDDLVKTKRADTGRQGLTAEQVLRCAVLKQYRQLSYEELAFHLDDSSAFRRFARLDMGQYPRKSILQENIKAISEQSWEEIHRLLIDYAVKHKIEKGRKIRIDSTAIETDIHHPTDSTLLADGIRIITRWLGAGKALSPAPSYRYSDHNRVVKKRVMTILNTRKEQVCKTAYQDLLHYAERVVNYALPAIAELRAYQGLELLSAQGIAANLERAVGLLGKVIDQTRRRVINGETVPASEKVVSFFEEHSDIIVKGQRDITYGHKVFFTGGPSTLILDCLIESGNPADSDRYQMLLERQQQLFGRMPRQVSADGGFASKSNLDFAKSNQVKDAVFAKRRGLSVLAMAKSNWVYKRLRNFRAGIEAGISALKRAFGLDRCTWSGWAGFKQYVRSSVVSYNLLAMARIRLA; this is translated from the coding sequence ATGCGCCAAAAACGTAACCCCCAACTGAGCCTGTTTATGACTGTCAACAATACCCAGATCGGTAAAGAATTGGAGCAGATGTCACGAATCCTCGATGACACTCCAGGTCTGCTTCAAGTCGTTTTTGATGATCTGGTCAAGACCAAACGGGCCGATACCGGTCGTCAGGGGTTGACCGCCGAGCAGGTCTTGCGCTGTGCCGTTCTGAAACAATATCGGCAGCTCAGTTACGAGGAGCTTGCCTTTCACCTGGATGACTCCTCTGCCTTTCGTCGTTTCGCTCGCCTGGACATGGGACAATATCCCCGCAAATCGATCCTGCAGGAGAACATCAAGGCGATTTCCGAGCAGAGCTGGGAAGAGATTCATCGCCTGCTCATCGATTACGCCGTCAAACATAAGATCGAAAAAGGACGCAAGATCCGCATCGACTCAACGGCCATCGAAACCGATATCCACCATCCGACAGATTCCACTCTTTTGGCCGATGGCATTCGGATTATCACCCGCTGGCTCGGTGCCGGGAAGGCCCTCTCCCCAGCCCCTTCCTACCGCTACAGCGACCATAACCGCGTGGTCAAAAAGCGGGTGATGACCATTCTCAATACCAGAAAAGAGCAGGTTTGTAAAACCGCCTATCAGGATCTACTTCACTATGCCGAACGCGTCGTCAACTATGCCCTGCCGGCGATTGCCGAACTGCGTGCCTATCAGGGCCTTGAGTTGCTCAGCGCCCAGGGGATCGCGGCAAATCTGGAGCGGGCCGTCGGTCTGCTGGGTAAGGTCATCGACCAGACCCGGCGCCGCGTGATCAACGGCGAAACCGTACCGGCTTCGGAAAAGGTCGTCTCCTTTTTCGAGGAACACAGCGACATTATCGTCAAGGGGCAGCGGGACATCACCTACGGCCACAAAGTGTTTTTCACTGGTGGCCCATCGACCCTGATTCTCGATTGTCTCATCGAGTCGGGCAATCCGGCGGACAGTGATCGTTACCAAATGCTCCTTGAACGGCAGCAGCAACTTTTTGGGCGCATGCCGCGCCAGGTGAGCGCCGACGGCGGGTTTGCCTCCAAGAGCAATTTGGACTTCGCCAAGTCGAACCAGGTCAAGGATGCTGTCTTTGCCAAGCGGCGCGGGCTGTCCGTTTTGGCGATGGCCAAAAGCAACTGGGTCTATAAGCGCCTGAGGAATTTTCGAGCCGGAATCGAGGCCGGAATTTCTGCACTCAAGAGGGCCTTCGGGCTTGACCGTTGCACCTGGTCCGGCTGGGCTGGCTTTAAGCAATACGTCCGCAGCAGCGTGGTTTCCTACAACCTGCTGGCCATGGCGCGTATCAGGCTGGCTTAA
- a CDS encoding toxin C-terminal domain-containing protein, which translates to MLSCSYNSTGHLSSGSKDGISYGLTYDGFNQVKSIQIDSITELEAGYDGDGLRVVKDGENGTIVYHYDPAGNVLSENDDTGQKIADYVYLNGKLIGKVAVNPSAQEENYYYHTDQVGTVLAISNAAGQKVWEADYEPFGVEYSVVASEENAKRFVGKEKDIETGLNYFGARYLFSGIGRFLSPDAVRAVDAQSGQINAALLVNPQRHNVYAYSLNNPYRYVDGDGLWAEAVVCEIPSIAVGAHSLADNVKQGNWGAAVVDAGGIVADVVAAAIPGVPGGVGLSVKATRAMNVARKAISPVFKTTKEAAVVAKKLGFYKIKQTVHDGEAVFKRGKLYITRDIDGHPGGTWKMAKSIEDLGSKKTRGGTYNIDLTKRIGD; encoded by the coding sequence TTGCTGAGTTGTTCCTACAATTCCACCGGCCATCTGAGTTCGGGAAGCAAGGATGGAATCAGTTATGGCCTGACTTACGATGGATTCAACCAAGTAAAAAGCATTCAGATCGACTCCATCACGGAACTCGAAGCCGGATATGACGGCGACGGTCTGCGCGTCGTGAAAGACGGTGAGAACGGGACTATTGTTTACCATTACGACCCGGCAGGCAACGTCCTCAGTGAAAATGACGACACCGGTCAAAAAATCGCCGATTATGTTTATCTCAACGGCAAACTGATTGGTAAAGTTGCCGTAAACCCCAGCGCACAAGAAGAAAACTACTATTATCATACCGATCAAGTCGGAACCGTCCTTGCCATAAGTAACGCCGCCGGGCAAAAAGTCTGGGAGGCCGACTATGAACCGTTTGGCGTGGAATACAGCGTTGTCGCCAGCGAAGAAAACGCCAAGCGGTTTGTCGGCAAAGAAAAGGATATTGAGACCGGTCTGAACTACTTCGGCGCTCGTTACCTGTTTTCTGGAATCGGTCGCTTTTTGTCCCCGGATGCGGTCAGAGCTGTGGATGCGCAGAGCGGACAGATCAATGCGGCGCTACTCGTCAACCCGCAGCGGCACAATGTCTATGCCTATTCTTTGAATAATCCATACCGGTATGTGGATGGTGATGGACTCTGGGCGGAAGCTGTTGTATGTGAAATTCCAAGTATTGCTGTTGGTGCTCATTCGTTAGCTGATAATGTAAAACAAGGAAATTGGGGTGCTGCAGTTGTAGATGCTGGAGGTATTGTGGCTGACGTTGTGGCGGCCGCGATTCCTGGAGTTCCGGGAGGTGTAGGGCTTTCGGTCAAGGCAACAAGGGCAATGAATGTTGCCCGAAAAGCTATCTCACCAGTATTTAAAACAACAAAGGAAGCTGCAGTGGTAGCAAAAAAGCTTGGTTTTTATAAAATAAAACAAACTGTCCATGATGGTGAAGCTGTATTTAAAAGAGGAAAACTTTATATAACAAGAGATATTGATGGTCATCCTGGTGGTACTTGGAAAATGGCTAAATCTATAGAAGATTTGGGGTCAAAAAAAACAAGGGGCGGAACTTATAACATTGATCTCACAAAGAGAATAGGAGATTAA
- a CDS encoding transporter, translating to MIKWMLAVLVFCVFSVPAHAELERTLWAWDTQTPQQGNFSVSVGGGYENYNYLKVDGRTVQSTAALSYGIRDNWSAGLEVSYQYWWEKGYGEKYSEKGLGDSALVTTYRFINDRQSSVEFAVRGSLNVPTGDDDRYLGSGKWEPKLEFITASSLGPVVLVTNLGGTYIIDADDQEEHVVLNGDIECVVPLTSWLSANAVVSGWTSRWEESADDHYLQLGGGVRVAPTAQTFIAASLYHLVASDFYDDDWYVMLNLGAEF from the coding sequence ATGATAAAATGGATGCTGGCTGTTCTGGTTTTTTGTGTCTTTTCCGTTCCGGCCCATGCCGAGTTGGAAAGAACTCTCTGGGCGTGGGATACACAGACACCACAGCAGGGAAACTTTTCAGTGAGCGTTGGTGGTGGATACGAAAATTACAACTATCTCAAAGTCGACGGTCGCACGGTGCAATCTACCGCAGCTCTTTCTTACGGTATCCGGGATAACTGGTCGGCCGGGCTGGAAGTGTCCTATCAATACTGGTGGGAAAAGGGCTACGGTGAAAAATATTCTGAAAAAGGGCTGGGGGATTCAGCTCTGGTGACCACTTATCGTTTCATCAATGACCGGCAAAGCAGCGTCGAATTTGCGGTGAGAGGCTCGTTGAACGTACCGACGGGCGATGATGATCGTTATCTCGGCAGTGGTAAATGGGAGCCTAAGCTCGAATTTATTACTGCGTCATCACTCGGGCCGGTGGTGCTGGTTACGAACCTGGGCGGCACCTACATCATCGATGCTGACGATCAGGAAGAACATGTGGTGTTGAACGGCGACATTGAATGTGTGGTTCCGCTGACGTCGTGGTTAAGCGCCAATGCCGTCGTGTCCGGTTGGACCTCTCGTTGGGAGGAGTCTGCCGATGACCATTACCTTCAACTCGGGGGAGGCGTGAGAGTTGCGCCGACTGCGCAAACCTTTATCGCCGCTTCACTCTATCATCTGGTTGCAAGTGATTTTTACGATGACGACTGGTATGTGATGCTGAATCTTGGCGCGGAATTCTAA
- a CDS encoding S8 family serine peptidase: MFLLLSATAQAMTVHLGGMAFDPLDNAAQQRWPAVTAPPEDSQRPVKQTVSADAAGNYYIVQFDGPIQDAWRHALESLGATVLDYVPDFAFIVHLDPQNATQLDSLAHVRWFGPYRAEYRLSLEARALATFSLPEESNTGASRGTRLRIDVFPGEDSTAICEAIRTLGGTVAEVLESSWGIRLDATIAADHIDALARISGIKWVEIYTAPKTSANVAADIIGLTNVRFQTSAEGLYGENQVVAVCDSGLDRGSPTDIHPDFLDGRGSSRVAAIFRWGDYSSSQDLSGHGTHVAGLVLGNGQQSGSDPAHSDFSEDSFVGMAPKARLIFQAVGNPDLSSVSLPSLPSSLTPLFQQALDASATIHSNSWGEAGSGVYTVECEDVDQFCWDHKEFLVLFAGGNAGLDRDMDGMVDRYCLDSPATAKNCLTVGASESLRAAEGLAESVWGSFRDYAEPINSDLTSDNAQGMAPFSSRGPCLDGRIKPDLVAPGTNILSTRSAVQAGNGWGGYNDWYYYSGGTSMATPIVAGAAAVLRGYLTRQVEAFKVTPPSSAMLKACLANAATGMEPGQYVDSGVVEVSTTPGVVAGWGRLNLENAVNPQTPDFITYVDNDTGLTTGEEVRYAVSKVADTGPLRINLAWTDYPASAASNGGLVNDLDLMVTDQHGQVYYPDNALAQDAMEQESYYDLSHGLTVLSAGQVALRLTPDSYPKRLSSLVFAGWNDSWMHTPVTVEVYKAGSGGEPTGTALYSRTVRNWGADSAEQEILKFEAALPVDIDVTQGDVVVVFTFADAAATGLLGTPADSGGRALVNNGNGWQVSSTVPTVAGVFFSTDEAETFDRVNNLLGVTIDAPSGDYTVTVRGYNVPRGPQPFALVIRGTQEPEPQWGRDVYPFWRQRR; the protein is encoded by the coding sequence ATGTTTCTGCTACTTTCGGCCACAGCCCAGGCGATGACCGTGCATCTGGGCGGAATGGCCTTTGATCCGCTGGACAATGCTGCTCAGCAAAGATGGCCTGCCGTTACGGCTCCTCCGGAAGATTCGCAACGGCCTGTCAAGCAAACGGTGAGCGCTGACGCAGCCGGGAACTATTATATTGTCCAGTTTGACGGCCCCATCCAGGACGCGTGGCGGCATGCTCTGGAAAGTCTCGGCGCGACGGTGCTTGATTATGTGCCGGACTTTGCCTTTATCGTCCATCTTGATCCGCAGAATGCAACGCAGCTCGACAGCCTTGCCCATGTGCGCTGGTTTGGCCCTTATCGCGCGGAGTATCGTTTAAGCCTTGAGGCCAGGGCTCTGGCAACGTTTTCCCTCCCTGAGGAGTCGAACACGGGGGCGAGCCGAGGGACGCGACTGCGTATCGATGTTTTCCCCGGCGAAGACAGCACGGCGATCTGCGAGGCTATCCGCACGTTAGGCGGTACTGTCGCGGAGGTGCTCGAATCCTCATGGGGCATTCGTCTTGATGCGACAATCGCGGCAGATCACATTGATGCGTTGGCGCGGATCTCCGGGATCAAGTGGGTGGAAATTTACACAGCGCCCAAGACATCGGCGAATGTGGCCGCAGATATCATCGGTCTGACCAATGTCCGTTTTCAGACGTCTGCCGAAGGTTTGTACGGGGAAAATCAGGTTGTCGCGGTGTGTGACAGCGGCTTGGACCGCGGTTCGCCGACGGATATTCATCCCGACTTTCTCGACGGGCGCGGCAGCTCGCGCGTTGCCGCCATCTTTCGCTGGGGCGACTACAGTTCCTCCCAGGATCTCAGCGGCCATGGCACCCATGTCGCGGGTTTGGTCCTTGGTAACGGCCAACAATCCGGGTCTGACCCGGCCCACAGCGATTTTTCCGAAGACAGTTTTGTCGGCATGGCCCCCAAGGCGCGCCTGATCTTTCAAGCGGTCGGAAATCCAGATCTCTCGTCAGTCTCTTTGCCCAGCCTGCCTTCCAGCCTGACGCCCCTGTTTCAGCAGGCGTTGGATGCTTCGGCGACCATTCACAGCAACAGCTGGGGCGAGGCCGGTAGCGGCGTGTACACTGTTGAGTGTGAGGATGTGGATCAGTTCTGTTGGGATCATAAAGAGTTTTTAGTCCTTTTTGCCGGAGGCAATGCGGGCCTAGATCGCGATATGGATGGCATGGTCGACCGCTATTGTCTTGATAGCCCGGCGACAGCTAAAAATTGTCTGACCGTTGGCGCCAGTGAAAGTTTGCGGGCCGCAGAGGGCCTCGCTGAGAGTGTGTGGGGAAGTTTTCGTGATTACGCGGAGCCGATCAACTCGGATCTGACGTCGGATAATGCCCAGGGCATGGCACCATTCTCTTCGCGAGGACCTTGTCTGGATGGTCGCATCAAGCCGGATCTTGTCGCACCGGGGACCAATATCCTCTCCACCCGCTCCGCTGTGCAAGCGGGTAACGGCTGGGGTGGTTACAACGATTGGTATTATTACTCCGGCGGCACCAGCATGGCAACGCCGATTGTTGCGGGCGCGGCTGCCGTACTGCGTGGCTATCTGACCCGCCAGGTGGAGGCGTTTAAGGTGACGCCGCCCTCATCGGCCATGCTCAAGGCCTGTCTGGCCAATGCCGCGACCGGTATGGAACCGGGCCAGTATGTCGATTCCGGTGTTGTTGAAGTGTCGACGACTCCCGGCGTGGTAGCCGGATGGGGACGACTCAATCTTGAAAATGCCGTGAACCCTCAAACGCCTGATTTTATCACTTATGTAGACAACGACACGGGCTTGACGACTGGTGAAGAGGTTCGTTATGCGGTCAGCAAGGTGGCCGATACTGGTCCGTTACGCATCAATCTTGCCTGGACCGACTATCCGGCTTCCGCTGCCAGCAATGGTGGCCTGGTAAACGATCTGGATCTGATGGTGACCGATCAACACGGGCAGGTCTATTACCCGGATAATGCTTTGGCGCAAGACGCCATGGAGCAGGAGTCCTACTATGACCTGAGCCATGGGCTCACAGTGCTCAGTGCCGGCCAGGTGGCGTTGCGCCTGACACCGGACAGCTATCCCAAACGGTTGAGCAGCCTGGTGTTTGCCGGCTGGAACGACTCCTGGATGCACACGCCGGTTACCGTCGAGGTTTATAAAGCCGGCAGCGGCGGTGAGCCGACCGGTACAGCCCTGTACTCAAGAACAGTGAGAAACTGGGGTGCGGACAGCGCGGAACAGGAGATCTTGAAATTTGAAGCAGCCCTGCCGGTTGATATCGATGTCACGCAAGGGGATGTGGTCGTGGTCTTTACCTTTGCCGACGCTGCCGCCACGGGCTTGCTGGGAACACCCGCCGACAGTGGAGGGCGGGCTTTGGTCAACAACGGCAATGGCTGGCAGGTTTCCTCAACGGTTCCCACTGTAGCGGGGGTGTTTTTCAGCACGGATGAAGCGGAAACGTTCGACCGGGTCAACAACCTGTTGGGCGTGACGATTGATGCGCCGTCCGGCGATTATACCGTGACCGTCAGGGGCTACAATGTTCCGCGGGGGCCGCAGCCGTTTGCGTTGGTGATCCGTGGCACCCAAGAGCCTGAGCCGCAATGGGGGCGTGACGTGTATCCATTCTGGCGGCAACGGCGTTAA
- a CDS encoding alkaline phosphatase, with protein MMILQHKNHRPLRDALIILTFATLPWLSGCNNQCEPETNHHAAAHNEQHASTAVVEAETTAPAQQAETAPASHAKNVILLIGDGMGFNHLRAGSLYRTGKTSAPPYRDFDVKMAMSTYLNGGNYDGDQVWSGFANVKEGATDSAAAATALACGTKTYRAGLGVDCQRQPVDNIVEIAEKQGKSTGIVTSVPLSHATPAGFVVHNVSRRNYEEIAREMILDSGVDVLMGGGHPWYDNDGQLLATPESYQYVGGEKLWHQLQEAAVGGDADGDGIDDHWTLIESRNEFQNLAKGSTPKRLLGVPRIAKTLQQERKLEGDGDYGSHVTTETVKPYTVPLITTVPTLVEMSQAALNVLDNNQQGFFLMIEGGAIDWASHDNQSDRLIEEQVDFDRTVAAVCDWVEQHSSWQDTLVLVTADHECGYLTGPDSDPRWNPVTNNGAGKLPGLEWHHTSHTNSLVPLLARGANAEQLAARATATDPVRGAYVDNIDLFPVMQSVLAK; from the coding sequence ATGATGATCTTACAACATAAAAATCATCGCCCGCTACGCGATGCCCTTATTATTCTGACCTTCGCCACTCTGCCCTGGCTGAGCGGCTGCAATAATCAGTGCGAACCGGAAACCAACCACCATGCCGCAGCACACAATGAGCAACACGCATCTACCGCAGTTGTAGAGGCAGAAACCACGGCACCCGCACAACAGGCCGAAACAGCGCCAGCGTCCCACGCCAAAAACGTGATCCTGCTCATTGGCGACGGCATGGGTTTCAACCACTTGCGCGCCGGCAGTCTCTACCGCACAGGCAAAACCAGCGCTCCACCCTACCGTGACTTTGACGTCAAAATGGCCATGAGCACCTATCTCAATGGTGGCAACTACGATGGTGATCAGGTTTGGAGCGGCTTCGCCAACGTCAAGGAAGGGGCCACAGATTCCGCGGCCGCAGCTACCGCTCTGGCCTGCGGCACCAAGACCTACAGGGCTGGCCTGGGTGTGGATTGCCAACGTCAGCCTGTGGATAACATTGTGGAAATCGCTGAAAAGCAGGGGAAATCCACCGGAATTGTCACCAGTGTGCCGTTGAGCCACGCCACCCCGGCCGGTTTTGTTGTGCATAACGTCAGCCGTCGTAACTACGAAGAGATCGCCCGTGAGATGATCCTCGACAGTGGTGTCGACGTACTGATGGGCGGCGGCCATCCGTGGTACGACAATGATGGCCAACTGCTGGCAACACCGGAAAGCTACCAGTATGTTGGTGGTGAAAAGCTGTGGCATCAACTGCAGGAAGCGGCGGTTGGTGGCGATGCCGATGGTGACGGCATTGACGACCACTGGACCCTGATTGAAAGCCGCAACGAATTTCAAAACCTGGCGAAAGGCTCCACGCCCAAGCGTCTGCTCGGCGTACCGCGCATCGCCAAAACCCTGCAACAGGAGCGCAAACTCGAAGGCGATGGCGATTACGGCAGCCACGTGACCACAGAAACAGTTAAACCCTACACTGTGCCGCTGATCACCACGGTTCCCACCCTGGTCGAAATGAGTCAGGCCGCCCTCAACGTGCTCGACAACAATCAACAGGGCTTCTTCTTGATGATCGAAGGCGGTGCCATCGACTGGGCCAGCCACGACAACCAGTCTGATCGCCTCATTGAAGAACAGGTCGACTTCGACCGCACCGTCGCCGCCGTCTGCGACTGGGTAGAGCAACACAGCTCCTGGCAGGACACCCTGGTGCTGGTTACCGCCGATCACGAATGCGGCTACCTCACCGGCCCAGACTCCGACCCGCGCTGGAACCCGGTCACCAATAACGGTGCCGGAAAACTGCCCGGCCTCGAATGGCATCACACCAGCCACACCAACTCGCTGGTGCCGCTGCTTGCCCGTGGTGCTAACGCCGAACAACTGGCTGCCCGCGCCACCGCGACCGACCCGGTTCGCGGAGCGTATGTGGACAACATTGATCTGTTTCCGGTCATGCAATCGGTATTGGCGAAATAA
- a CDS encoding phytase, with amino-acid sequence MNSVFTTFTRTLSVALLVTTLGLPALVTADDDAPYQRNCDTPIIHPKKVTDMTPNDTDDPAIWINPHDAAKSLIVGTDKDRNGGLYVFDLKGHMLKDKTVALKRPNNVDIEYGLMLGGKSVDIAVATERLTSKLRVFSLPDMTAIDNGGLDMFVGEQGEDQRALMGISLYKRPSDGAIFAIVGRKNGPSGSYLWQYLLHDDGNGQLSATLVRRFGTFSGLNEIEAIAVDAALGYIYYSDEGVGVRKYYADPSQGNKELALFATKGFAGDHEGISIYTQPNGQGYILVSDQHANEFHIYPRQGTADDPHHHPLLKVVELATCESDGSEATSTPLGKNFPQGMFVAMSDNCTFQIYKWEQIAGDDL; translated from the coding sequence ATGAATTCTGTGTTCACAACATTCACCCGCACCCTGAGCGTGGCCCTGCTGGTCACGACACTGGGGCTACCGGCGCTCGTCACCGCCGATGATGACGCCCCGTATCAACGCAACTGCGATACACCGATCATCCATCCGAAAAAGGTCACGGACATGACGCCTAACGACACCGATGACCCGGCCATCTGGATCAACCCGCACGACGCGGCCAAAAGTCTCATCGTCGGTACTGACAAGGATCGCAATGGCGGACTGTACGTATTTGACCTCAAAGGACACATGCTCAAAGACAAGACCGTTGCCCTGAAGCGGCCCAACAATGTTGACATTGAATACGGCCTGATGCTGGGCGGCAAGTCCGTGGATATTGCCGTGGCCACCGAACGGCTGACCAGCAAGCTACGCGTGTTCAGCCTGCCGGATATGACCGCCATCGACAACGGTGGCCTCGATATGTTTGTCGGCGAGCAGGGCGAAGATCAGCGCGCCCTGATGGGCATCTCCCTGTACAAACGACCCTCAGATGGGGCGATCTTCGCCATTGTCGGCCGAAAAAACGGCCCCTCCGGCAGCTATCTGTGGCAGTATCTGCTGCATGACGACGGCAACGGCCAACTCAGCGCCACCCTGGTGCGCCGCTTCGGCACCTTCAGCGGCCTCAACGAAATCGAAGCCATTGCCGTGGATGCTGCTCTGGGCTACATCTACTATTCCGACGAAGGGGTCGGTGTGCGCAAGTACTACGCTGATCCATCGCAGGGCAACAAAGAGCTGGCTCTGTTTGCGACCAAGGGGTTTGCCGGCGACCACGAAGGGATCTCCATCTATACCCAGCCCAACGGCCAGGGGTACATTCTGGTTTCCGACCAGCATGCCAACGAATTTCACATCTACCCCCGTCAGGGTACGGCCGACGATCCTCATCACCATCCGCTGCTCAAGGTGGTGGAACTGGCCACCTGCGAAAGTGACGGCTCTGAGGCCACGTCGACACCGTTGGGCAAAAATTTTCCCCAAGGGATGTTTGTCGCCATGTCCGACAACTGCACCTTCCAGATCTACAAATGGGAGCAGATTGCCGGTGATGACCTGTAG
- a CDS encoding TonB family protein: protein MAKKRPLLVTAMAAAVATNLVLFLLIPLLSQIDGNADEETTRSAFTFNNLRQAPPPPPPEEQHKQPPPPKELPKTPPALPTRSQQPPPKAPPMQMPQPQFEATVSDMKLGGMAFNPVSAPQSEFDISQVDTMPQVISRREPVYPYKARQQKVSGVVMVKFLVATDGSVHQASVVQANPPGVFDQSALQAVASWRFKPGMLDQSAVATWITVPIRFAIN, encoded by the coding sequence ATGGCAAAAAAGCGCCCCCTGCTCGTCACGGCCATGGCCGCTGCCGTGGCCACTAATCTGGTGCTGTTTCTGTTGATTCCGCTGTTGTCGCAGATCGATGGCAACGCCGACGAAGAGACCACGCGCAGCGCCTTCACCTTTAACAACCTGCGTCAGGCACCGCCGCCTCCGCCCCCCGAGGAACAGCACAAGCAGCCGCCACCGCCCAAGGAGTTACCGAAAACACCACCGGCATTGCCGACGCGCAGTCAACAACCGCCACCCAAGGCACCGCCAATGCAGATGCCGCAACCGCAATTCGAAGCGACGGTGAGCGACATGAAACTGGGCGGCATGGCCTTTAACCCGGTCAGTGCCCCGCAGAGCGAGTTTGACATCAGCCAGGTGGACACCATGCCGCAGGTGATCAGCCGCCGCGAACCGGTGTATCCATACAAGGCGCGCCAACAGAAAGTCAGCGGCGTGGTGATGGTGAAATTTCTCGTCGCCACCGATGGCTCGGTCCATCAGGCGTCCGTTGTGCAGGCCAACCCGCCCGGCGTCTTTGATCAATCGGCGCTGCAGGCGGTGGCGAGCTGGCGCTTCAAGCCCGGCATGCTTGATCAGTCCGCCGTGGCCACCTGGATCACCGTGCCGATTCGTTTTGCCATCAATTAA
- a CDS encoding biopolymer transporter ExbD, with product MARVSLSRRQRRKPAELNMSPLIDMIFILLIFFVVTTSFVREAGVDVQRPIAQTAETRDSTNMVLAITADNIVVIEGKPIDVRSVQSYMERFLMQNPNGSVVLAADRSSRSGLVIQVLDACRLAGVKNLSVAAKKGA from the coding sequence ATGGCTCGAGTCAGTCTCAGTCGCCGCCAGCGGCGCAAACCCGCAGAACTCAACATGTCGCCGTTGATCGACATGATTTTCATTCTGCTGATTTTCTTTGTCGTCACCACCTCGTTCGTCCGCGAAGCCGGGGTCGATGTGCAGCGCCCCATCGCCCAGACCGCTGAAACACGTGACAGCACCAACATGGTGCTGGCCATCACCGCCGACAATATCGTTGTCATCGAAGGCAAGCCCATTGATGTGCGCTCGGTGCAGTCCTATATGGAGCGATTTCTGATGCAGAACCCCAACGGATCGGTGGTGTTGGCCGCAGATCGCAGCAGCCGCTCCGGCCTGGTGATCCAGGTGTTGGATGCCTGTCGTCTGGCCGGGGTGAAAAACCTCAGTGTTGCGGCGAAAAAAGGGGCCTGA
- a CDS encoding MotA/TolQ/ExbB proton channel family protein, with translation MTDLLGESLDMIRHGGLVMWPLLVSSLVMWLMIFYKGLLFFQARREEVSLKQCRQALIEQRYIGAFWQQNILRQFIWLREHQSLDRDHLLQLQQRQSNEVDRFIGTILVLASAAPLMGLLGTVSGMITTFNVISVFGTGNARAMAAGISEALITTQAGLVVAVPGLILGALLYRRAEQMKERMQRFSLRLLQQGGL, from the coding sequence ATGACTGATCTGCTCGGTGAAAGCCTTGACATGATCCGCCACGGCGGGCTGGTGATGTGGCCGCTGCTGGTCAGTTCGCTGGTGATGTGGCTGATGATCTTCTACAAAGGGCTGCTGTTTTTTCAGGCCCGCCGAGAAGAGGTCAGCCTCAAACAATGCCGTCAGGCGCTGATTGAACAACGCTACATCGGTGCTTTCTGGCAACAGAACATCCTGCGCCAGTTTATCTGGCTGCGCGAGCACCAGAGCCTGGATCGCGACCATTTGCTGCAGTTGCAGCAACGCCAGAGCAATGAAGTGGATCGTTTTATCGGCACGATTCTGGTGCTGGCCAGCGCCGCACCGTTGATGGGCCTGCTCGGTACGGTCAGCGGCATGATCACCACCTTTAATGTCATTTCCGTGTTCGGCACCGGCAATGCCCGCGCCATGGCCGCCGGGATCTCCGAGGCCCTGATCACCACCCAGGCCGGTCTGGTGGTCGCGGTGCCGGGGTTAATTCTCGGCGCCCTGCTCTACCGCCGCGCCGAACAGATGAAAGAGCGGATGCAGCGCTTCAGTCTGCGTCTGCTGCAACAAGGAGGGCTGTAA